The genomic stretch ccagtgagaccctgtctcaaaagaatagaCGGCATCAGAGGACCAGCATTAgagattgccctctgacctccatgtaccaAGACACATACGTGCACCCTCGACAGATGAACACACACGCAATATTTCTTTAGATCCTATTTTAGCTAGATTTGGCCAGCATACAGCAGTAATCCCACTACAGAGAAGGCATGGGACAGGGGCCTGTGGATCTCCTGAAAGCCCCGGTGACCTAcattctgagtttgagggcagccaggactgcatagtgagatttGTCTCAAACATTTGAGAAAGGCTCATTtaccccaggctggtctggatTGTGCTCCGTGGCTGAGATGACTTCCTTCCTGACCACATCTGTTTATATAAAGTGCACTGGATTAAATctggggcctcatgcatgctagccAAACCACTACAAATTGAATTACATCTTAAAATccctcttttttgctttttctaatgtttttgttttttcatctgtttggttttgctttgctttttgagacagtcttcactgtgtagttcaggctgctgGAAACTCTTGTTGATCTTTGCCCCTCTCTtcaatcctgggattacagatggatGCTGTtatccctccctctgctccaccTGTAACACAGTGCATATTGAGAATTATTTGCtctatttgtttgtgttttgttgttttgttttccccctaggacggggtttctctgtgtagcccttgctgtcctgggaactcagcttaatagacaaggctggcctagaactcacagagatccgcctgcctctgcctccgctgggattaaaggcctgtgccaccaccatccagcaagtTTTCATCTCTCAAATCACAAACTGCATACTGTAAATTCTgttccaatcttttttttttttttacactcacTGTGTACTTTTGCTTTTTCCATTTTAGTAGTGAGCTCCTGGGTGGGAGTGGAGCTCAGCATTTGTCTAGTAGGCATGAAGCCCTGGGGTCAGTCCCAGGAACCACCACCTTCCCTTCCTGACCTAGGGGAAAAGTACTACTTAAGTCTTTAGTAGGTGCACAGTGAGCCACAGTTTATCTTACCTGTCTTCTGTTAAAGGTGTTTAAATTCTTTCCCTTACAAAGCATTCTCCAAGCTGGGGTGGAGGTGAGGAGTGGGGTGGTGGCGgttctccgtgagttcaaggacagcctgggctaaacagagaaaccctatctccaaaccaaaataaataaataagtaaataaacaaataaataaatattaaagataaaaaaagcTCTCCAGTAAACAGTATATGTAGTATGCAGCATATCTACTAGAAATaagatatttgcattataataaataataagtagcCCTGTGTTGACTATACACCCTTTCCATTTGTATGAGAAAGACTCTAGTTAACAAAGAGAATACTGTAGAGCTGGGTAAAGACTTTGTACCATCTCCTGGATACCCAGGAAACTACTATTCCTCATCCCCAAGGTTCTGGTAGTCCTCTTCAGAGTCTCAAACATACTGGGTAAGTACTCTGCCACAGAGGAATAGTCCTCTACATTTTATTgtctcaggctttttttttttccctttggagatAAGGTCtgactgtagccctggctgacctcaagttcatagagatctgcttacctctgcctctggagtgttggaatttaaagatatgtgccactatTCCTGACTTTTCCGCCAATTGggaaatagctttttaaaaaaaatttatttattatgtatacaatattctgtctgtgtgtacacctgtaggccagaagagggcaccagacctcattacagatggttgtgagccaccatgtggttgctgggaattgaactcaggacctttagaagagcaggcaatgttcttaacctctgagccatctctccagcgccctgGGAAATAGCTTTTAACCAACCTTCCAGCTTCCTCCCTATCGGGTCCTTGCCTGTAGTCAATAAATGTACTTTAGCTTCAACGGAAAAACAGGTCATGAAGTAAAACCCACCAGTTTCCTGTTCTTGTTCGTTACCGCCCATTAACATGTGAATGACAGACAGAAAGCTGGTAGCTGAACTATTTCCTGATGCAGTTAATGGCTCCCGTGTTTCTTGCTCTACAAGCAGTatctttgctttctcctttgtctttttcCAGCTTATTCCTGACCTTTTAGATCATCTCTATGTTGGACTTCTCAGGCATGCCTGGTGATAGAATTGCCTGTCCCCAGGCTCCCTGTGGGTGCACTAACTGTGTCATTTGCTGTAGTGCTTTGTTATTTTGTGGATTTACCACCAACCTCTATGATCTTGGAAGTGAAGGTCAGTTCCATTATCAGGACCTATCAGTAGACAGCAGTCGGTAGCTATTGGTTGATGTGAACTGTCCTGTTGAATGTCCTGATTAAAAAGTATTGCTGCTTGCACACAGCACAGAATTAATTGGCGCAGTCTAAGGGCTGCATTCAGTCTTCCCCAAACTCTCTTTTACTTGTCATTAGCATTATCACTTTTACCTCTTCTCATAGGAGACTTACTCACAATTTGAAAAACTGCTGTTTTTCCATAGGTATTTACATAAGGAATTTGCAGAGTCCTGGTCGGTTCCCAGGTTGGCAGAAGGCTTTGATGTCAGCACCGATGTTATCAGAAgggttttaaaaagtaagtttgtTCCCACTTTGGAGCAGAAACGGAAGCAGGATCAGAAGGTCTTGATAAAAGCTGGTTTCGCCCTGGCTTCTGGAGATGCCGTGAAGTCACTCAGTGCAGGGCATTCTGTTTCTGGCCTGCTGCCGCCAGGGGATGAAGTTTCGTCTAAACGTCAGACTCACAGCACACCAGGTGGCCAGAAGAGccagaaagaaagaactaaaagAGAAAGCTTGGTGCCTGCCACTGCAGCCAAGGACCATCAGAGAAAGCATGAGAAGCACACCACCAGCGATTCGGAAGCCACCAGAAGAGCCGATGGTGATAGAGTGCCGAGTGTAGAGAAGCCGGGGGAGCTGAAGGCTGGGGAGCCACGTGATCAGAACTTCACCAGCAAAGTTGTACAGAGGGGACGTGAGTTCTTTGACAGCAATGGGAACTTCCTCTACAGAATTTGAGCCTGGGCCTGACTTTCAGACATGCCTTGACACAGCTGGGCAAGTAGATTTGCAGTTGCCAGCATTTCTGCTGATTTGGAAGAAAAATTAAGGCTAGGATGTGGGTGGAGTTGCTACTTGGCTAGAG from Arvicola amphibius chromosome 12, mArvAmp1.2, whole genome shotgun sequence encodes the following:
- the Ngrn gene encoding neugrin codes for the protein MALTLSLWFGGRVRAAVARCGFATQGVAGPGPLSREPDPDSDWEPEERALQEVESTLKRQKNAIRFQKIRRQMEAPGAPPRTLTWEAIEQIRYLHKEFAESWSVPRLAEGFDVSTDVIRRVLKSKFVPTLEQKRKQDQKVLIKAGFALASGDAVKSLSAGHSVSGLLPPGDEVSSKRQTHSTPGGQKSQKERTKRESLVPATAAKDHQRKHEKHTTSDSEATRRADGDRVPSVEKPGELKAGEPRDQNFTSKVVQRGREFFDSNGNFLYRI